One Glycine max cultivar Williams 82 chromosome 3, Glycine_max_v4.0, whole genome shotgun sequence DNA window includes the following coding sequences:
- the LOC100809816 gene encoding mucin-5AC translates to MISEPASSLRKREVQDRRLSIIDVSSADDSLLDGNPLSHQHSENQEHSDMLCTPNSKKFEDAATKLQQWEHDPHSNDSSGNGKPKKNSKCNLRKSLAWDSAFFTSAGVLDPEELTCIIEGVEKDEKHELPAIQEDVYKSCESISTLASDSLTFESVDMEGDLFEDVRASIQKSSKKSCPAASNTKVPSSPAVPLFQTHDSSKKVGMVSRKKMKVPPASKNPIAGMQGFGKMTKKNNPIFPQIPQPVATRRESSILKQSKAPVRSSLSSTLPSKRDSLGNLHVKSERDKAKQTVGDRVSSVAKASVLGGSRGSVPKPTLPSKSPVGPTVSTRTRSVTSTSSGNNLSDNIGKSSFSYLKRSYKPTSCCSVVKTPSRIASRNKAEPEISSLSSLMSATKLSSSISPASSISDWSSSESSSTTSMAKRVCNSSRSSIDSGSSRKVLLNTDTDQGTHPQTPLSDSSLLERQEAWHSGIISQKERTAPGAAVLPPASKKASGLRLPSPKIGFFDGVKPLVRTPRGSIVPGGLPKHGAESPREGQDKAELGKLQPSRSIVSIDNTNPNNQEAPHPNPFHGSLDVAIKTSNSVQNVKSSSDISTGAVENTSHFHVVEEAHHDLPPLNGINNQENAHHDDQIDHLSKQVGHMDINFETGEKFNGDSLYLLHNDISSQDKSNGLELSSNKELIDCPKKDELFNGLSTTYLSVSPTSFDVAASTRTPFAVKDSFCNMDGVVFTESTVSEAKLTHLPVPESIIMKENE, encoded by the exons ATGATTTCCGAACCGGCGAGTTCCCTGAGAAAGAGGGAAGTCCAAGACCGACGCCTCAGCATCATCGACGTTTCCTCCGCCGACGATTCGCTTCTCGATGGAAACCCTCTCAGCCACCAACATTCAG AGAATCAAGAGCACTCAGATATGTTGTGCACTCCGAACTCGAAGAAGTTCGAAGACGCCGCCACCAAACTCCAACAGTGGGAGCACGATCCTCACTCCAATGATTCATCCGGAAACGGAAAACCTAAGAAAAACAGCAAATGCAATCTGCGCAAGAGTTTAGCCTGGGACAGTGCCTTTTTCACCAGCGCCG GGGTTTTGGATCCGGAGGAGTTGACTTGTATAATTGAAGGTGTTGAGAAGGATGAAAAGCACGAATTACCGGCTATTCAAGAGGATGTGTACAAGTCGTGTGAGTCTATATCTACGTTAGCGAGTGATAGCTTGACCTTTGAAAGTGTGGACATGGAGGGTGATTTGTTTGAGGATGTAAGAGCTTCAATTCAGAAATCTAGCAAAAAGTCCTGCCCTGCAGCTTCAAACACCAAAGTGCCATCTTCCCCCGCGGTTCCATTGTTCCAAACTCATGACT ctTCGAAAAAGGTTGGCATGGTTTCTCGCAAGAAG ATGAAGGTCCCACCTGCTTCTAAGAATCCAATTGCTGGCATGCAAGGGTTTGGGAAAATGACAAAGAAGAATAATCCTATTTTCCCACAAATTCCACAG cCTGTGGCTACAAGGAGAGAGTCATCTATTTTAAAGCAATCAAAGGCACCAGTTAGGTCTAGTTTAAGTTCCACTCTTCCATCCAAGAGAGATTCACTTGGCAATCTACATGTCAAAAGTGAAAGGGACAAGGCAAAACAAACAGTTGGTG ATAGAGTCAGTTCAGTGGCAAAAGCATCTGTTCTTGGAGGTTCTCGAGGTTCTGTGCCTAAGCCAACACTACCATCCAAATCACCTGTTGGTCCAACAGTATCAACCAGGACTAGATCAGTGACTTCCACATCTTCCGGTAACAATTTATCTGACAATATTGGTAAATCTTCTTTTAGTTACTTAAAAAGAAGTTATAAGCCAACCTCGTGTTGCTCGGTTGTCAAAACACCTTCAAGAATTGCTTCAAGAAATAAAGCTGAACCTGAGATTTCTAGTCTTTCAAGCTTGATGTCTGCCACAAAGCTTTCTTCTAGTATTTCACCTGCTAGCTCTATCAGTGACTGGTCTTCATCAGAGTCATCCTCAACAACTTCTATGGCTAAACGTGTGTGTAATAGTTCAAGGTCCAGCATTGATAGTGGGTCAAGCAGAAAGGTTTTATTGAACACTGATACAGATCAAGGTACACATCCTCAGACTCCTCTGAGTGATTCAAGCTTATTAGAAAGGCAAGAGGCTTGGCATAGTGGGATTATTAGTCAGAAGGAAAGGACAGCACCTGGAGCAGCAGTTCTTCCTCCAGCTTCCAAGAAAGCTTCAGGCCTTCGACTGCCTTCACCAAAGATTGGTTTTTTTGATGGG GTGAAGCCCTTAGTGCGCACTCCACGTGGGTCTATTGTACCTGGTGGCTTGCCAAAACATGGAGCTGAAAGTCCAAGAGAAGGCCAAGACAAAGCAGAACTCGGGAAGCTGCAACCATCCAGATCTATCGTGTCAATTGATAATACAAATCCCAATAACCAGGAGGCTCCCCATCCAAATCCTTTTCATGGATCATTAGATGTTGCAATTAAGACATCTAATAGTGTGCAGAATGTCAAAAGCTCTTCTGACATATCCACGGGCGCTGTTGAAAATACATCACACTTCCATGTAGTGGAGGAAGCTCATCATGATCTGCCACCACTTAATGGTATCAATAACCAGGAAAATGCTCATCATGACGATCAAATTGATCATTTGAGCAAACAAGTTGGACATATGGACATAAATTTTGAGACAGGGGAAAAGTTTAATGGTGATTCCCTGTATTTATTGCATAATGATATCAGCTCCCAAGATAAATCGAATGGTCTGGAGTTATCTAGTAACAAAGAGCTTATTGATTGTCCTAAGAAAGACGAATTATTTAATGGTTTATCTACTACATACCTTTCTGTCTCCCCAACCAGCTTTGATGTGGCAGCTTCAACAAGGACACCCTTTGCGGTCAAAGATTCCTTTTGCAACATGGATGGTGTTGTCTTTACAGAATCAACAGTTTCAGAGGCAAAATTGACCCACTTGCCTGTGCCGGAGAGCATTATTATGAAAGAAAACGAGTGA
- the LOC100776345 gene encoding 40S ribosomal protein S23-like yields MGKTHGMGAARKLKSHRRRQRWADKSYKKSHLGNEWKKPFAGSSHAKGIVLEKIGIEAKQPNSAIRKCARVQLIKNGKKIAAFVPNDGCLNYIEENDEVLIAGFGRKGHAVGDIPGVRFKVVKVSGVSLLALFKEKKEKPRS; encoded by the exons GAAGACACATGGAATGGGAGCTGCCCGCAAGCTGAAGTCTCACCGTAGGAGACAAAGGTGGGCTGACAAGTCATACAAAAAGTCTCATCTGGGAAATGAATGGAAGAAGCCTTTTGCTGGTTCATCCCATGCCAAGGGTATTGTTCTTGAAAAGAT TGGTATTGAGGCTAAGCAGCCCAACTCTGCCATTCGAAAATGTGCCAGGGTTCAACTCATCAAAAATGGGAAGAAGATTGCTGCATTTGTGCCAAATGACGGTTGCTTAAATTATATTGAAGAGAAT GATGAAGTCTTGATAGCTGGATTTGGACGAAAAGGTCATGCCGTGGGTGATATTCCTGGAGTCAGGTTCAAGGTCGTGAAGGTTTCTGGTGTGTCTCTCCTGGCCCTTTTcaaggagaagaaggagaagcctAGGTCTTAA